Proteins from a genomic interval of Arvicola amphibius chromosome 10, mArvAmp1.2, whole genome shotgun sequence:
- the LOC119825399 gene encoding ATP synthase subunit O, mitochondrial-like, giving the protein MAAPAASGLSRQVRSFSTSVVRPFAKLVRPPVQIYGIEGRYATALYSAASKQNKLDQVEKELLRVGQLLKDPKVSLAVLNPYIKRSIKVKSLASITAKEKFSPLTANLMNLLAENGRLGNTQAVISAFSTIMSVHRGEVPCTVTTASPLDEAVLSELKTVLKSFLSQGQILKLEVKTDPSIMGGMIVRIGEKYVDMSAKTKI; this is encoded by the coding sequence ATGGCGGCGCCAGCAGCGTCCGGGCTCTCCCGGCAGGTACGGAGCTTCAGTACATCAGTGGTCAGGCCCTTTGCCAAGCTTGTGAGGCCCCCCGTGCAGATATATGGCATCGAAGGTCGCTATGCCACTGCCCTTTATTCTGCTGCTTCTAAACAGAATAAGCTGGACCAAGTGGAAAAGGAGTTGCTGCGGGTGGGGCAACTCCTGAAGGACCCCAAGGTGTCTCTTGCGGTTCTGAACCCCTACATCAAGCGCTCCATCAAAGTGAAAAGCCTGGCTAGTATCACAGCCAAGGAAAAGTTTTCTCCGCTGACAGCCAACCTCATGAATTTGCTTGCTGAGAACGGACGGCTAGGCAATACCCAGGCGGTCATCTCTGCCTTTTCCACCATCATGAGTGTCCACCGTGGAGAAGTGCCGTGCACGGTGACCACAGCATCTCCTTTAGATGAAGCTGTTCTCTCCGAGTTAAAGACCGTGCTGAAGAGCTTCCTGAGTCAAGGGCAGATATTGAAACTGGAGGTTAAGACTGATCCATCAATCATGGGTGGCATGATTGTCCGAATTGGGGAGAAATACGTTGACATGTCTGCGAAGACCAAGATTTAG